A stretch of the Candidatus Dormiibacterota bacterium genome encodes the following:
- a CDS encoding SRPBCC family protein: MPYVETSIAIAAPARVVYELAKDQERFPQFMPDVEAVTVLEVHPDHTLSRWKTLVEEAPIEWIEEDRFYDDALRIEYKLLEGDLDTFEGAWTFDERDGVTYVKLTVDYDFGVPTLAELIGPTLQKKVVENSEMMLAALKNEAERP; this comes from the coding sequence ATGCCCTACGTAGAAACCTCGATTGCCATCGCGGCCCCGGCCCGAGTGGTGTACGAACTTGCCAAGGACCAAGAGCGTTTTCCGCAGTTCATGCCGGACGTTGAAGCCGTCACGGTCTTGGAAGTACACCCCGACCATACCCTCTCGCGCTGGAAGACGCTGGTCGAAGAGGCGCCGATCGAGTGGATCGAGGAAGATCGCTTCTACGACGACGCGTTGCGCATCGAGTACAAGCTGCTGGAAGGCGACTTGGACACCTTCGAAGGCGCGTGGACGTTCGACGAGCGCGACGGGGTGACGTACGTCAAACTTACCGTCGACTACGATTTCGGCGTCCCGACGCTGGCGGAGTTGATCGGCCCGACGCTGCAGAAGAAGGTCGTGGAGAATAGTGAGATGATGCTGGCCGCACTGAAGAACGAAGCCGAACGGCCGTGA